A window of Cryptomeria japonica chromosome 3, Sugi_1.0, whole genome shotgun sequence contains these coding sequences:
- the LOC131075163 gene encoding glucan endo-1,3-beta-glucosidase — protein sequence MELLKQHRYMFLLISCIAVLLNSMHADCEQIGVNYGMDGNNLPSAGDVVSLMKKNNIGKMRIFGPNADVLRAFANSRIEVIVGVENKGLKAVASSQDSANGWVNDNIKPFYPSTNIKYIAVGNEVLEMPDNAQYVSFLVPAIKNIQTALENANLQNNIKVSTAHAMTVIGTSSPPSKGTFKDAVKDSMSSILQFLQDHGSPFMANVYPYFSYDGDRSIKLDYALFNPTPPVVDEGLSYTNLFDAMVDAVLSAMESLGHPNIPIVITESGWPSAGKDVATIENAQTYNNNLIKHVLSNAGTPKRPGSSIETYIFALFNENLKGPAEVEKHFGLFNPDEQPVYPVKFSLN from the exons ATGGAGCTCCTCAAGCAGCACAGATATATGTTTCTGCTAATCTCTTGCATTGCCGTCCTCCTGAACTCGATGCATGCAG ATTGTGAGCAAATCGGAGTCAACTACGGAATGGATGGTAACAATTTGCCAAGCGCAGGCGACGTGGTTTCTTTGATGAAGAAAAACAACATCGGGAAAATGAGAATTTTCGGACCAAACGCAGATGTACTGCGGGCGTTTGCAAATTCTCGCATCGAAGTAATTGTGGGAGTGGAAAACAAGGGATTGAAAGCCGTTGCTTCCAGCCAAGATTCTGCAAACGGGTGGGTTAATGACAACATTAAACCTTTCTATCCTTCCACTAATATCAAATACATTGCTGTAGGAAACGAGGTTTTGGAAATGCCAGACAACGCCCAGTACGTGTCATTTCTTGTTCCTGCAATTAAAAACATTCAAACCGCGCTTGAAAATGCCAATCTGCAGAACAACATCAAGGTCTCCACAGCCCACGCCATGACCGTCATTGGCACTAGCTCCCCTCCGTCAAAGGGAACGTTCAAAGACGCTGTGAAAGATAGCATGAGCTCTATTCTCCAATTCCTCCAAGACCACGGCTCTCCTTTCATGGCTAACGTCTACCCCTATTTCAGCTACGACGGTGATAGGTCCATCAAATTAGATTATGCGCTCTTTAATCCTACACCTCCTGTTGTTGACGAAGGATTGTCCTACACCAACTTGTTTGACGCCATGGTTGATGCTGTTCTCTCTGCAATGGAGTCCTTGGGACATCCAAACATCCCAATTGTGATAACTGAAAGCGGATGGCCTTCAGCAGGCAAGGATGTGGCAACCATCGAGAATGCCCAGACTTACAATAATAATCTCATCAAACATGTATTGTCCAATGCGGGGACGCCAAAGAGACCTGGAAGCAGTATTGAGACTTATATCTTCGCTCTTTTCAACGAGAACTTGAAGGGACCCGCTGAGGTGGAGAAACACTTTGGCCTTTTCAACCCTGATGAGCAGCCTGTCTACCCTGTAAAATTCTCCCTTAATTAG